The genomic window atccttggtggAAATTTCAGTAAGTGTATGGAGATCCTTTGtcccttctgaatctctgctttcctactgtcttcgtccaatcattcttactcctttctatggcaagctgtatgtagggcatcaccattgtcaatggctacttcccatcctctcagtgaaaatggtccaaatgctctatcacagcacgactaatcatctgtcggttctcgatcatgtcggaatagaatccattgattcttttgcgtctgtcattacgcccaacaatcgcgagtttgaagctcgtcacagtcattcaatccctaaatcctactcggaataccacagacaaggtttagactttccggattctcaagaatggccgccaaagggttctagcttataccacgaagattctgattaaggaatccaagagatacacgcTCGGTCTAAGgtaaaacggaagtggttgtcaagcacgcgttcataaggatggatgatgatgagtgtcacggataatCACatccatcaggttgaagtgcagcgaatatcttagaataagaataagcttgaatcgaatagaagaacaatagtaattgcattaattctcgaggtacagcagagctccacaccttaatctatggtgtctagaaactccaccgttgaaaatacataagtgatcaAGGTTCAGGcatagccgaatggccagcctccaaagtctaagaactaaacgtccaaagatagataccaagatgtctaatacaatagtaaaatgtcctatttatactagacagttgagagtgcgccatttggagttctataactctagaaaatccatttcgagtacagggaggtcagaatccaacaacattaacagtcctttgtcagcctgaatcagatttttgctcaggtccctcaatttcagccagaaaatacctgaaatcacagaaaaatacacaaacatatagtaaagtccagaaatatgaattttgcataaaaactaatgaaaacatccctaaaagtagctagatcctactagaaactacctaaaaacaatgccaaaaagtgtataaattatccgctcatcacagaggaggtggatgtaccAGTTATAGAGTTTTAGGAAGTGTGTGGTCCATAAAATGTTGAGGTATGTGAGACACGTGTGGCAATTACACCATGGCTTAATCTTGGAGGTAAAGAAAAGGAAGGAAAAGATGGAACAAAAAActgtgaaggtgaagaaggagagtatgaatgttagggttatgtgagatatgataaaaattggaGAAGAATAGCGTCCTTTTCGAATAAAGGGGTAAGGGATCATTTCGTCTCTTGTTAGAGTTGTCAGTGATCATTTTGTTccttgttagagttgtcagggaccattttgtcttctgttagagttgacggagccaaggacctaagtgactaacggaattaattgttagggaccattcgaataattaattttagttgaagACTAAAGTGTCTGGTCCAAAATTCTTTGAGAaccaaaatgggtatatactcttattaaaattaaaaagtctgatataataaaaaaaatcttaattataaaaattattttattaaatataatattattatttgtatcagaaaactttatatcaaatgaaTTTTAACATTTGGatataaactttttttttgaaaattattNNNNNNNNNNNNNNNNNNNNNNNNNATTTTTCTTTTACTTATAAAagtcaaatttatttattttatttctgtttttatcAATTAATTTTAAGAGAAAGTCTAAGGCTGTCAgcagttttattaaaatttgaccaACATTTTATCAGCAAGAAAAAAGTGAACAATTTTATACCATTAGATGTAATTTCATACCATTACAAATATTAATGatggctacaaattacaaaatttgTTGATTCCTAGCACTCCTCGAATTTTAATTCCTATCAATTATATGTTTAGTAAAAACACTATATTAGAGagtcaatattttaattttatactactaaaattttaaatttaaaatattatctaaatataggtcttcctctgcctttcgccctttgtccatcttccatctcatccaccctcctgactggatgttctatcggtcttcttctcacatgtctaaaccacctgagacgcgattcaaccatcttttccacaatgggtgctactccaactctctcccttatatcttcattccttattttatccaatcgcgtatgaccactcatccatctcaacattttCATCTCTGCCatactcagcttatgttcgtgctcccctttagccgcccaacactccgtaccatacagcatagccggtcttatagtggtgcgatagaatttacctttaagttttaaaggcacttttttgtcgcatataaaaccagatgcactccgccattttgaccaacctgcttggatcctatgatttacatcctgttcaatctctccattatcctgtatgatgcacccaagatacttaaaacttttaacttttcttaggatgttttctccaatcttcacctctatattggggttttcccttctcagactgaacttacattccatatattccatcttgctacggcttatgcgcagaccatatacttctaaagcttctctccataactccaacttcttatttaggtcttcccttgactctcccataaggacgatatcatcggcaaaaagtatGCACCATGGCagaggctcttggatgtgctctgtgagtacttccaagactaatgtgaaaaggtatagacttaaggatgatccctggtgtaatcatataccaatagggaatttcttcgtcacaccaccttgagtcttcacactagttgtggccccatcatacatgtctttaattgcccgaatatatgcgatccttactctcctcttttctaaaaccttccataagacctcccttggtaccctatcatacacttttttcaaatcaataaacaccatatgtagatcccttttattactacgatacctctccatcatccttcttaataggtttatcgcttcagtggtagatcttcctggcataaatccaaattggttctctgttacttgtgtcacttgtctcaacctccgttctatcattCTTTCCCATAATttcatagtatgactcataagcttaatccctctatagtttccgcaactttgtatatcccccttattcttgtagataggtaccaatgtgctctttctccactcatcatgaatcttctttgaccttaaaatctcattaaaaagcttggttaaccagttgatgcctttttctccaagacccttccaaacctcaatcgggatattatcaggtcctactgccctgccatttttcatctgctttagagcctcttttacctcgaagtctcgaaacctttgatagtagtcaaagttttgatcttcttcccttgtgcataatcgaccaaggctcggaagagtcttctgtccctcattaaataactcgtagaagtagctcttccacctttcattaatcttctcctcttgagccaatacctctccatccttatcctttatgcacttaacctgatccaaatctctcgttcttctttcccggctctttgcgattctatatatacctttttctccttcttttgtgcccaaagactggtagagaccctcatatgctcttgtttttgcttcacttacagccacttttgtctctttcttagctgccctatatttttcccagttatctgcattgcggcataaagaccactctttaaagcattccctttttatctttatcttttcttgtatactcgcattccaccaccaggactccttgtctcttggtcctattcctttagattcaccaaaattttcttttgttgttcttctaataacttctgccatctcccttcACATCTCTTCCGCacttccattcccatcccactttgcctcttctcctaccagtcttaggaagcttctttgttcctcacctttcatctgccaccacctcgtccttgggttctttgtatgatgtctttttctcaacttttgctcaacgcaaaaatccatgacgagcaccctatgttgtgttgtcaaactctctcccgggataattttacagttaatacaaaattttcggtcgactctcctcaacaagaagaagtcgatttgagagcttgtcatgctactcttataggttataagatgttcgtctctctttttaaaacatgtatttgcgatgagaagatcaaaggttgaagaaaagtccaaaatagttttaccctcgacATTGATCACCCCaaaaccatggcctccgtgaatactcccatatccagtcacttctctcccaacatggccatttaaatctcctcctaagaaaatcttatctcccaaaggtatgccttgaaccaaactctctaggtcctcccaaaaccttatcttgtgttgtcgTCTGAACCCACTTgtggtgcataggcgctaatcacatggaaagcacctccttccaccacaagtttgatagagatgatccgatctcccaccctcttgacatccactacgtccttcttccactgcttatccacaattattccaaccccattcctattcttcacctttcctgtataccaaagtttgaaaccagaagtatccaactccctagcctttgcaccaacccatttcatttcttgtaggcacataatgttaatcttcctccttgtcatggtgtccaccaccccatggactttcctgttagagtgcctgtgttccatgtcccaaatctcaatcttctgtcgcttcgacctttaccttttactttgtgaactagcttatttacccttgtccgttcacgaaaacgcgagaacccttgctcatttaacactacatccgagcaccgatgcagcggctcttgctttgacaccgtactcgagccatacggcgcgttgcttccgggcaacgacctagctttagtgcaataatgtctttgattcatgtcatgggggttcggctatatttttatgttggttgccgaagacctaacacaaccctcctcctttatccgggtttgggaccggctatgtaccacaagtgtaacataggcggatcggatcagatatgACCAAAATTTCGATTTGATCTGCACTAAAATTATCGGATCAGATCTAATATCCgcaattttttattttggatCCGATCCCATCCGCACATTTGCTGATTTGATTGGATTGGATATCGGATATATtcgcaaaacataaaaatatttttaaaatcttatttttattaaaaaatattaataaatttttttctactttttaaatatatttatttttaaaaaatattaaacataattttcttaaataataatattaaaataatataatatatatgataattattagttgaaataaaacaaaagaaaatttttttttaactaatccGGAATATGTGAATACCTACATAAAATTTATAATTCGATTCTATAAGTGTGATCGAATCCGATCCAATAAACTTACGGATTGAATTCGAATAAATACCGCGGATATGGAGATTAGATCCAAAAATATCCCTATTTAACAATGCATGATAAAATTCCTTTTGATAATAATGTTATGATTGTATTGGTGATTTTATATACAGTTGTGGAAGTCGTCTTCGGCGTTTACGACTTTACAAGTGCGACTACGCACGCATATCAAAAAGAGTGTTGTGTGACTCGGCTAAGAAGTTTCCTTTGCTTGAGGAGCTTGAAATTACCAATTGCCACTGTATTCTCCCGATTTCTTTAGAATCTTTTGGTCAAGCTTGCCCTCTTCTAAAAACCTTCAAATTCAGCCACCACCGACAGTATTGTTATGATGACATTTCTTCTTGTCACCTCCTCGCCGGTAATGAATATGCATATGCTATTGCACGAAGCATGCCACAATTACGCCATCTCCAACTTGTTGAAAGCAATTTGGATTATGATGGTTTGCATGCTATTCTTAACGGTTGTCCACATCTGAAATCTCTAGATTTACGTCACTGTATCAACCttgatttgaaaagaaaaataataatagaaatgtTGCAAGGAAGAATCAAGGATTTTAGACTTCCAATTTTAAGTGCATCAACAATTGACTATGAGTTTTGTTCTTTACTACCTTGTGAAAAGGCACTCAAGAATTCGGATTTCAACTATTTAGTAGAGCAATGGCACAGGTTTCAAGATGAAAAAATAGCCAAACTTGAATTAGTAGTAAAATATGAAGACGAGGAGGTTTGGGAGGATATCGATATGATATGGGTCACTATGAAAAATAGAAGAAGGCAAAGGCGAGAGAGTACTAAAAATTTCAAAATGCTTCAAAGATCTCGCCGGAAAAAAGAACGCCTACTGTATCCAAAGGGAAGAAACATGGAGAAAAGGCAAGCAAGATTGACCTCTGAAGCATGTGTTTTGGAGAGGAATTACAATTATTATTATCAAGATTGAATTCAAGAACAAGAGGAGGTGTGGGAGGATAGAGATATCATATGgccaattttgaaaactaaaagatGTGCAATTGATGATTTAATTTTCTAGCTATTTTgagtgtttattattggttttgTTGGTTTGGTACAAGATATTATTTGTTGATAAGGAattaaatatgatatttttttGTCGCATTGTTTATTTTCTTGCATGTCTTGTCTTTGATGACTATACCAAAAAAGATTTATAGATATGTCGTAAAagatttttgtatttaatattgAGTAAACTAACTAATTAGAAGTGTTACAACTATGCTTGGAATTTTGCTTTTGGCAGTGACAGGTTAATATCTTGGTCTATGATTAATGCCAATAAGAAATTACATTCTCAGTTGAagaattttgctttgctttgttCTGTTTTATCTATTTCACGAGTTGGATTTGGTTTAATAATGTCTTGTATTGGTTTACCTATAATACTTTTAGTTCTGAACTTAATATTCTATTATGTTTTCCCTTACTTTCCTCTTTGGGTGATTATATAGTGAGTAATTAATTGACAAAAAGAAGTAAGATTAGTGAGTAATTAATTCCAAATGAACTTTAGAATCTTCACcaaaaatcttcttcttcttccattcatCATGGCATTGTGGCACACAACAAAAGGCAGAGGGGGCAAGAATAGAAGGTAGCAAACATCACTTTAGTTTTAGTGGGTAATTTATTTGAAGTAATATAATCTGGTGTCTAAATAAATTTTCGGTTCAAGTTGAATAAAGAGAAGTAAAGTAATTGAagttgataaattttaaattgaatatATAATAAAACACAAACTAATAGTTAGAAAACCATTGCATTCACCTAAATTATTTCCTCTGCCTTTAAGGTGTTAGGAATTTTGACAACCTCAATATTTATCATTAGTTTTAACTTTATTTACaatatttgaaaattttgaatttcatacTTAATATTTATCTTTTGAAGATTGAAGATTATGCTTTGAACTTTCTTCTTTTCCTGTTCTTTCTCTTTAGAGAGTCTCAGATCTAAAATCGAGAAAATCACACTCATAATCTCAATTcagcaaaagaagaagaagcggcgGAAATGTCGAGCGATAGCGACGAGGATGCTCTCATCTTGAAAGCGCTGCAGGAGCAAGAAAAGCGCGATGTTAACTACGGCAAACCCTCCTCCAATTCCCGTAAGCCCGTCGCCAATTACGTCCAGGCTCCTAAGCGCGGCGGAGCTCCGGCCGCCGCCAAGCAGGCGCAGAGCAAAGGTCGTGTGGCCGAGGACGATGACGACTCCGAAGTCGAGATGCTCAGCATATCCAGCGGCGAAGAGGACAACGCCAGAGCTCCGGCTGCCGCTGCCAAGGGTCGCGGAAGGCCGGGAGCTCGAGACAACGAACGCGCTTGGGACGGCGAAGAGCCTAGTTGCTGGAAGCACGTCAATGAAGCTGACGTATGCTATAATTCGATGATTTTAGATTTGCGTTCATCTAGAGCTAGCTCAATTTGTTTAGATTTTCTGAATGACAAGTTGATTTTGTGTTTGCTTGGTTGAAGAAGCATTAATGAATGCTGAATTTAAttgaacttttttcttttttaattattattattgtgttgTGTGTTCGTTGTGCTAGGGAATTAGAAAGTGATATTGATGCAAGTAGTTTTGGTGGAAGTGGTGTTTATGTTTGTATGGTGGAAGAAGTAGTTGTTGTGGAACTTGTGTTTAATTTGGTATTGTTGGGCTTGTTGGGCAGCTTGCTCGCAGGGTTCGAGCGATGAGGGAATCAAGGATAGCACCAGTGGCTCAGAAATACGAGAATAAAGCCACTGCGGCAGGAGGTCCTAGAAAGGGGCTCAATTACACGCAGTCTTTTCCTCGCGGCATGGAATGTGTCGATCCACTGGGTTTGGGGTAAAGTTCATTTTGATGCTTATCTTCCTTTTGTTGCGActttttttattgtgtttttttaCAATCTGTCATTGCTTTAGTTCATTTAGTTTTCTGCGGACCTAATCTTGGTGATTGTTTGTAGGATCATAGACAACAGAACACTAAGGTTGATCACCGAGTATTCAGAGAGTTCTCACAATGTTGACAATGAAGAGCAGGATCCCAACCTTCGAGGTAATTGTTTTCTGTTATTAGATTATGTTATCCCTAGGAAGCACTTTTTAAAATCAACCCTGACATATGAGGTGTTGTTCTGCATTTATTATTGGGATAGTATTCTCTAAAGTGAGGATAGTTGCAAAtttaaatagtaagctagtaaCATCCCTTGGAATAGTTTTGTTGAATCCACATGCAATGACTGTTATTAGTGTAGAGGTGATTGGTTCCTCACTCTCACTTTGTAATTACATTctctttagaggatccaaatcccagTATCTGCAGCTGCAGATAGTATTACTTGGATTGTGGAAGTAATTTTTGGTTCAATTTAGTGATTTACTTCAGACACTTAGTGCTTGTTTGGCTAAGAACCAAATGAAATTCTGGAAAAGAGATATTTTTGGTTATATATTAACTTGTTTGGATTGTATTTGTTTCCCTAGTATTACTTTTGAGGTAGCCATAATTAATTTTGGGAGAATTAAACCTTAATTTGCCTTTCATTTTGTGAGAAATATAAAGTACTTTTGAGTTTTGAGATGAAATGTCACTTTTCCCCATACATTGACAGTCACCTATTTACACACCGTTAAATCATAGTCAGGGGtttgaatcccgccttgtgcatgcatcAACCCATTGGCTAGTGACAAACCTTTAAATGGAGTTCCGATCCGTGACAGATTAGTCTTTGGCCTGTCGGTTTGGAGGAtattatggaaaaaaaaaatcatattatttGTTCTTTTGGTAATTATACCACTAAAAGTAATTGTATTTGATTTCCCCCACTCTCACGATGCATTTAAATTTCTCAAGGAGGTGGCCATGGTTAAGCCACAAATCTGCTTATCTTATTCATTTCCTTGAGACAAAAAAGCAGAAATTTATGTAGACACACACTTGCACACATTTTATATGGCAAGGGATGCTTTTatcatttaatataaaaaagtAAATGTGATGGGTTTGAAATAGTTTGGCCAGTATCGGCCTTTTGGTTTGGGGAGAAGAATATTATGTCTATGTCTCCCCATGTATGTGTGTTTGTCTTTGAGTGTCTGTGAGTGTAAGTCTGTCTGTATTGTTTATCTTTCTCTGGTTTAATTAAGGGTCATAATTTGATAGTATAATATAAAATGGAGGGAAAGGAAATTCCATCAATTTTTGGAGGGAAGGAATAAGTATGTTTGTGGGTTGAGGGGGCTTTGTCTTTCCAGTACTTGGCTTGTGGATTCTCCATTTCCATTTTGATCAATTATTGAAGGTAGTTGCTATTATATATATTCCTTTACGGGTACAGCAGGTTGGTTGTGTGGAAAAATGCAATAAGCATGGATGTTATAACTTCTTGCTTCTGTATCGAACACTCAAAATTTATGGCTAATGTCCATTGAAATCATATTGAAACTCTTAATTTATACAGAGaatttataatcacaaattacAGTGTGCAGATATAGGTATACTGGGATATCTAGTATTGCATAAACTCTTAGCAAATGTGTTCTGCTTTACACAAGTATGTGCAAATAACTAGCATGTGTTGTTTAGATTGGAAACCTTGTTACTTCCTCTCCTTGTGGTCTTTGTTCATATGATTATTATTGAGTGTTACTTAGGTTGATAGTGTACTTGATGCCTTTATGCAGAGAAATTGCTTTATTTTTCCGAGAACTTCGATCCAAAGCTGTTCTTATCACGAGTACATGCTAAAACAAAAACTGAAGATCTGGTAGCTGGTGCACGTGCTTTAAAAGCTGATTTCCAAAGTCGTACCGAGCAGAAAAAGCAGCTGGTTAAGGATAACTTTGACTGCTTTGTCTCTTGCAAAACCACAATTGATGGTATGTGGttgatttattattattgttattattattattattattgtatggTTTTCAAACTGCAATTTTAACCATTGAGAATCAATCATTTATTCTTGATGACTGGTACTCCTATCATGCTCATTGCTCATGTTCTTACTCTATTTCCATTTGTTGTCCGTTATATCTGTAAAATGTTAGGTTTAATATCACTTTTTTATCCTCCTTATCTGTCTTGATGttcctcttttatttatttatttttaaaaaatcacagcTATTTTTGCACTATCCTGTGGCTAGCTTTTAATGGAATATTTTGTTTATTGAATGTTGAGTGTGCTCTACAACCTTAGATCAATTTCTCTTGATTACTTTGCTGGTTTTAGGAGTTCAAAAGAGGCAAAATCTTTTAATATATATGCAATATACACCATACACACCTTTTTCTCCTCGGGTAAATTCAAACACaccttttttagtttttattcatTATTTAGATATCAAGTCAAAGTTAAGACGAATTGAGGATGACCTTTAAGAATTTGGGACTTCccatatgtttaatattattcaagaagttGGTTTGTAACACAATCATGCATTGAAGCCTTTGCAGGCTAAACATGCCCAATTCACATACTTTCAATGACAGACTTTTGAGACAAACAAATTTATGTGATAGGATTGATTTTTGGCCTCTATTTGGTGTAAAGTGCATGAtctgtttagggtttagagtatTTCCCTCTTTGGTGTGTTGAGAGATTGGAATGCTATGCTAAGTGCTATAATTGATAAAGCGTGCAGTGCATGCCAATCCTTCTATATATTCGCTAAAGGAACTCAAACTGGCCATTTACAAAGTACCAAACAGATGCCAGAAAAGTAATCTCTTGAAATAATATCAATAATCGGAAGGGAATAATTAAAAACTTTAGATTTTCTTCCAACAAATACACCAGAGGACTGCAAAAATCGAGGTTTATTATATACGCTTTGATTCTTTATGAGAAGCAAACTCAGAACTGTCTCAAGAGATCTTGATTCACGCTGATGGATAAAGATATGAACCACTTAATCGAAATCTAGACTACACACTATACACAGTTAGATACAAAGTGGTTAGAGCCCTACACTTTTGGAACATGTCATTCAATTTTATAAGAAGCACTCTTTTTTTTCCCCCTCAGTTTTATTTGGTGAACTGAAACATGctggccttttttttttttttccctctccCCAACCACTATACAGATATTGAATCAAAGTTAAGAAGAATTGAGGATGACCCTGAAGGATCTGGGACCTCCCATTTGCATAGTATTATTCAAGGAGTTAATTTGCAAGCTAATCGTGCTTTGAAGCCTTTGTTTGAGAGACAAGTGAGTGAAGTCTAA from Arachis ipaensis cultivar K30076 chromosome B09, Araip1.1, whole genome shotgun sequence includes these protein-coding regions:
- the LOC110266316 gene encoding putative F-box/LRR-repeat protein 9 codes for the protein MHLHCPSYAIEAEFQRRLFTPPSFIWYTNPLLRRPHQERQEERSSRNWLHLPVELILIIFEKLGAIEVLTTAQRVCMLWRTICKDPYTWRVINMRVVGVPKFMDYQLSSLCRRTIERSCGLLVDISIDYFATKDLLNHIANSCGSRLRRLRLYKCDYARISKRVLCDSAKKFPLLEELEITNCHCILPISLESFGQACPLLKTFKFSHHRQYCYDDISSCHLLAGNEYAYAIARSMPQLRHLQLVESNLDYDGLHAILNGCPHLKSLDLRHCINLDLKRKIIIEMLQGRIKDFRLPILSASTIDYEFCSLLPCEKALKNSDFNYLVEQWHRFQDEKIAKLELVVKYEDEEVWEDIDMIWVTMKNRRRQRRESTKNFKMLQRSRRKKERLLYPKGRNMEKRQARLTSEACVLERNYNYYYQD